The Pirellulimonas nuda genome includes a region encoding these proteins:
- a CDS encoding glycoside hydrolase family 3 protein yields MIDPRRIDGPNHRPLESHVTYESQVTPLNDSLMANQQYNRSRSVRRVPGRMRRTCLPVLACLTLAVTQPPYVGADDSRVVDFTRYDGEVNPLLQRMTLAEKVGQMTQADLGGLKDFRDIATLSLGSVLSGGDADPAEGNAREAWDDTYQQCQRQAMASHLGVPILYGVDAVHGHNNVLGGVIFPHNIGLGCANDPDLVEQIARLTALEVRATGIQWTFAPCITIPRDDRWGRTYEGYSEDPRRVAELGAAAVRGLQGGDLRSPTSVLACAKHFVGDGGTSALVGPSRFRKGLGLTLDQGDTRCDEATLRRIHVAPYPPCIAEGVGTIMPSYSSWNGVKCTMHHPLLTDLLKEELGFDGFLISDYDAIDQCHSDYKTAIGLSINAGIDMAMVSKRYKQYIRLLTELVEEGTVPMARIDDAVRRILRVKASMGLLEADYSPQTDPALVAEFGSSQRRSVARDAVRKSLVLIKNNGVLPIRDSVRHVRVAGAKADDMGVQCGGWTIDWQGRKGEVTPGGTTLLQGVREVATGVEVTHTVDGRGVEGAEVVIVVVGEAPYAEGVGDDAELGLPLEDLALIAEAQKSSAPMVLVLLSGRPIALDDEVIAGADAIVAAWLPGTEGAGVADILFGAASPTGTLSFTWPHSADQHPINVGDEKYQPRFPFGHGLRYPAPRSTQREATTPIRE; encoded by the coding sequence ATGATTGATCCCCGGCGTATCGACGGGCCCAATCATCGGCCGCTCGAGTCCCACGTAACCTACGAGTCCCAAGTAACCCCATTGAATGACTCCTTGATGGCCAACCAGCAGTACAACCGATCGCGTTCAGTCCGCCGCGTCCCCGGCCGGATGCGACGCACATGCCTGCCGGTGCTGGCGTGCCTCACGCTGGCCGTCACGCAGCCGCCGTATGTCGGGGCCGACGACAGCCGGGTCGTCGACTTCACTAGGTATGACGGCGAGGTCAACCCGTTGCTGCAACGCATGACGCTGGCCGAGAAGGTCGGCCAGATGACTCAAGCCGATCTGGGGGGCCTGAAGGACTTCCGCGACATCGCGACCTTGTCGCTTGGGTCGGTCCTCAGCGGCGGCGACGCCGATCCTGCCGAGGGGAACGCGCGGGAGGCCTGGGACGACACGTACCAACAGTGCCAGCGCCAGGCCATGGCGAGCCATCTCGGCGTCCCCATTCTCTACGGAGTCGACGCGGTTCATGGCCACAACAACGTCTTGGGAGGAGTGATCTTCCCGCACAACATCGGGCTCGGCTGCGCCAACGACCCGGACCTGGTAGAGCAGATCGCGCGGCTGACCGCGCTCGAGGTGCGCGCCACCGGCATCCAGTGGACCTTCGCGCCGTGCATCACCATCCCGCGCGACGACCGTTGGGGCCGCACGTACGAGGGCTATTCCGAAGACCCTCGCCGCGTCGCTGAGCTTGGCGCCGCGGCCGTGCGCGGCCTGCAAGGGGGCGACCTTCGCTCGCCCACGAGCGTGCTCGCTTGCGCCAAACACTTCGTGGGGGACGGCGGCACGTCGGCCCTGGTCGGCCCGTCGCGTTTCAGAAAGGGTCTCGGCCTCACCCTCGACCAGGGGGACACTCGTTGCGACGAAGCGACCCTGCGCAGGATCCACGTCGCCCCCTACCCGCCGTGCATCGCCGAGGGGGTAGGGACCATCATGCCGTCCTACAGCAGTTGGAACGGGGTGAAGTGCACGATGCATCACCCGCTGCTTACGGACCTTCTGAAGGAAGAGCTGGGGTTCGACGGCTTCTTGATCTCCGACTACGACGCCATCGATCAATGCCACTCGGACTACAAGACGGCGATCGGCCTGTCGATCAACGCGGGCATCGATATGGCGATGGTCTCGAAGCGCTACAAGCAGTACATCCGCTTGCTGACCGAGCTGGTCGAGGAAGGGACCGTCCCGATGGCTCGCATCGACGACGCGGTTCGCCGGATCCTCCGCGTCAAAGCATCGATGGGGCTGCTCGAAGCGGACTACTCTCCGCAGACCGATCCAGCGCTGGTCGCCGAGTTCGGCTCAAGCCAGCGGCGGTCCGTGGCGCGTGACGCGGTCCGCAAGTCGCTCGTTTTGATCAAGAACAACGGCGTCTTGCCGATCCGCGACAGCGTCCGCCACGTGCGTGTGGCCGGCGCCAAGGCAGACGACATGGGGGTCCAGTGCGGGGGGTGGACCATTGATTGGCAGGGACGCAAGGGCGAAGTCACGCCCGGTGGAACAACCCTCTTGCAGGGGGTTCGAGAAGTAGCCACCGGCGTAGAGGTGACCCACACCGTTGATGGCCGGGGCGTGGAGGGCGCCGAAGTCGTGATTGTCGTGGTCGGCGAGGCACCCTACGCCGAAGGCGTCGGGGACGACGCCGAATTGGGCCTTCCTCTGGAAGACCTCGCCCTCATCGCCGAGGCGCAGAAGTCGTCGGCGCCGATGGTGCTGGTCTTGCTGTCGGGGCGACCCATCGCGCTCGATGACGAGGTGATCGCTGGAGCCGACGCGATCGTCGCTGCTTGGCTACCCGGCACCGAGGGGGCAGGGGTTGCGGACATCCTCTTCGGGGCCGCGTCCCCCACGGGGACCCTGTCGTTTACTTGGCCACACTCTGCAGACCAGCACCCGATCAACGTCGGCGACGAGAAGTACCAACCCCGCTTTCCGTTTGGTCACGGCTTGAGATACCCCGCGCCCCGCTCCACTCAGAGAGAAGCCACAACGCCGATTCGCGAGTGA
- a CDS encoding Sec-independent protein translocase subunit TatA/TatB codes for MNPVLVPLAFLPGGIGPGEMLVVGIIAVLLFGSKLPEIARSAGKSLTEFKKGMHGFESEMKNVVYDDVDSPSTRQMTYQPDHYETPAPAFVPPAAADTAKADAADPTDSVPNANADENAAKA; via the coding sequence ATGAATCCTGTCCTGGTTCCGCTCGCGTTCCTCCCCGGTGGGATCGGCCCCGGTGAGATGTTAGTGGTCGGCATCATCGCGGTGCTGTTGTTCGGCAGCAAACTGCCAGAAATCGCTCGGTCTGCGGGCAAGAGTCTGACTGAGTTCAAAAAGGGGATGCACGGGTTCGAGAGTGAGATGAAGAACGTGGTTTACGACGACGTAGACTCGCCAAGCACTCGCCAAATGACCTACCAGCCCGATCACTACGAAACGCCCGCCCCCGCGTTCGTCCCCCCCGCTGCCGCAGACACCGCCAAAGCAGACGCCGCAGACCCGACCGACAGCGTTCCAAACGCCAACGCGGACGAGAACGCCGCAAAAGCCTAG
- a CDS encoding Sec-independent protein translocase subunit TatA/TatB translates to MFAPGIFQVLAVLLVVLLIFGNRLPSVARSLGQSIIEFKKGVKEIESKKDETHAGDTP, encoded by the coding sequence ATGTTCGCCCCCGGCATTTTCCAAGTCTTGGCAGTGTTGTTGGTCGTGCTGCTGATCTTCGGCAACCGCCTGCCGAGCGTCGCGCGGTCGCTAGGCCAAAGCATCATCGAGTTCAAGAAGGGCGTCAAAGAGATCGAAAGCAAGAAAGACGAGACGCACGCCGGCGACACTCCGTAA
- a CDS encoding prenyltransferase/squalene oxidase repeat-containing protein, with product MLYRVFHLPPLSLALWALLAVLAVSGALIFRTRWAKDRPTHRYAMLSLVAHVLLLCIATSVPVLSGPRGEPDCGPVRLTIVMHDTEQPQSATPVAPSEDPAAPIEDPLEPIAEKLPELAPPELMAVAESSPPPPAESQATEPQVADAPALDQQPTETVEQQPAAEQVAADLPTQESPEASDWTPQRPIVPSPRQDPWPEPVALQTPRPFEARSAEGRLARVVAAGGSQATEDAVAAGLAWLAAAQSPDGRWDAARWGAGREELVYNENRGGAGGDGDTGVSALALLAFMGAGQTHREGAHADNVRRGLEFLLNSQDNHGSLSGIARPFARTYCHSMATFALAEALALTDDDRLATSVQHAVDHLLSLQNRSTGGWRYNPGDPGDTSQMGWVIMALRSAELAGVRVPATAWTGIERFLRSVARGQNGGLAAYRPDVRDPGRSMTAEALYCRQILGDKRDDMRDLEAIAAVLGELPGDSAKSNLYYWYYATLALHHQRNSDNAALSAWKVWNQRMQQSVLATQVQDGGTAGSWPPNTLWGGYGGRVYSTAMATMCLEVYYRYEPAGDRSDPWIAARPSDGLVR from the coding sequence ATGCTCTATCGCGTATTCCACCTGCCGCCCCTCTCGCTCGCCCTATGGGCGCTGCTGGCAGTGCTGGCGGTCAGCGGGGCCCTGATATTCCGTACGCGTTGGGCAAAGGACCGGCCCACCCATCGCTATGCGATGCTGTCGCTTGTGGCCCACGTGCTGCTGTTGTGTATCGCCACCAGTGTTCCGGTTCTCTCCGGGCCGCGCGGTGAGCCCGATTGCGGGCCGGTGAGGCTCACTATCGTGATGCACGACACGGAGCAGCCCCAATCGGCAACGCCCGTGGCGCCTAGCGAAGACCCCGCTGCGCCGATCGAAGACCCGCTCGAGCCGATCGCCGAGAAGCTGCCAGAGCTGGCGCCACCGGAGCTGATGGCCGTTGCTGAGAGCAGTCCCCCACCGCCAGCGGAGTCGCAGGCAACCGAGCCTCAGGTCGCGGACGCGCCGGCCCTTGACCAGCAGCCGACTGAGACCGTTGAGCAACAGCCGGCCGCGGAGCAAGTCGCGGCCGATCTACCCACGCAAGAATCGCCAGAGGCGTCCGACTGGACTCCCCAACGCCCCATCGTTCCCTCGCCACGGCAAGACCCCTGGCCAGAACCCGTAGCCCTGCAGACGCCACGGCCATTTGAGGCTCGCAGCGCCGAGGGTCGGCTTGCGCGCGTCGTGGCCGCCGGCGGAAGCCAGGCGACCGAGGATGCGGTTGCGGCTGGGTTGGCGTGGCTCGCGGCCGCTCAGTCGCCCGACGGACGTTGGGACGCGGCGCGCTGGGGCGCCGGACGTGAAGAGTTGGTCTACAACGAAAACCGGGGCGGCGCCGGAGGCGATGGGGACACCGGCGTCTCGGCGCTTGCGCTGCTGGCGTTCATGGGCGCAGGCCAAACCCATCGCGAAGGCGCCCATGCGGACAACGTCCGCCGCGGGCTTGAGTTCTTGTTGAATAGCCAGGACAACCACGGTTCGCTCTCGGGCATCGCCCGCCCCTTCGCTCGCACCTACTGCCACTCGATGGCGACGTTCGCGCTCGCGGAGGCGCTCGCACTTACCGATGACGACCGCCTCGCCACGAGTGTCCAGCACGCGGTTGATCACCTGCTCTCGCTGCAGAACCGATCGACCGGCGGGTGGCGTTACAATCCGGGAGACCCGGGAGACACCAGCCAGATGGGGTGGGTGATCATGGCCCTGCGTAGCGCCGAGCTGGCCGGCGTCCGTGTCCCCGCTACTGCGTGGACAGGGATCGAGCGATTCCTCCGCTCGGTCGCCCGTGGGCAGAACGGCGGTCTGGCCGCCTACCGGCCCGACGTGCGCGATCCCGGCCGGTCGATGACCGCCGAGGCGCTTTACTGCCGACAGATCCTCGGCGATAAGCGCGACGACATGCGAGACCTCGAAGCCATCGCCGCGGTGTTGGGAGAGCTGCCCGGCGACTCCGCCAAATCGAACCTCTACTACTGGTACTACGCCACACTCGCACTCCACCATCAGCGAAACTCCGACAACGCGGCCCTATCAGCCTGGAAAGTTTGGAACCAGCGGATGCAGCAATCCGTGCTCGCTACCCAGGTCCAAGACGGCGGAACGGCCGGAAGTTGGCCCCCCAACACCCTCTGGGGGGGGTACGGCGGTCGTGTCTACAGCACGGCAATGGCCACGATGTGCCTGGAAGTCTACTACCGCTACGAACCCGCGGGCGACCGCTCCGACCCCTGGATCGCCGCCCGGCCTAGCGACGGTTTGGTACGGTAA
- a CDS encoding ExbD/TolR family protein, producing MPLKMQQQDELQLNLTSMIDVVFLLLIFFMVASKFVEAERSIDVKLPRVDASSQPAQRDAPHHVVLDADGRMQLDGGQVDLAALRQTLTAKVQQTGDVGVIIDGDARAAFQHVAAAMAACREAGVTDVSVTVELAGGPINRK from the coding sequence ATGCCCCTGAAGATGCAGCAACAAGACGAGCTTCAGCTCAACCTCACGTCGATGATCGACGTGGTGTTCTTGCTGTTGATCTTCTTCATGGTGGCCTCGAAGTTTGTCGAGGCAGAGCGGTCGATTGACGTCAAGCTGCCGCGGGTTGACGCCTCGTCGCAGCCCGCACAACGGGACGCGCCGCATCATGTAGTGCTGGACGCCGATGGGCGGATGCAGCTCGACGGCGGGCAGGTCGACTTGGCGGCGCTCCGCCAGACGTTGACGGCGAAGGTTCAGCAGACAGGAGACGTCGGCGTGATCATCGACGGCGACGCCCGCGCAGCGTTCCAGCACGTCGCCGCGGCGATGGCCGCCTGTCGCGAAGCAGGGGTCACGGACGTTAGCGTTACGGTCGAGCTGGCCGGCGGGCCGATAAACCGGAAGTAG
- a CDS encoding MotA/TolQ/ExbB proton channel family protein, which translates to MATNTIPLAAEQTEHASRSLLEIIIAGGPLLWPIVLASFVMLVVVLERFVTLRRGRVTPQPFVKCLLTQVRDGALDRDGALDLCEENASPIARVMEAGARRWGRPAVEVEQAVLDEGERVANQLRRNLRVLSGVAQTCPLLGLFGTVWGMMSAFDAIAGESAMGRPEMLAGGISEALVTTAGGLAIAIPSLIAYLYFVGRVDGLVMEIDRRGQELVNLISAEAQQNNRGSRKKAA; encoded by the coding sequence ATGGCGACGAACACAATCCCGCTGGCCGCTGAACAAACCGAACACGCCTCGCGGAGCCTGCTAGAGATCATCATCGCCGGCGGCCCGTTGCTGTGGCCGATCGTGCTGGCTTCGTTCGTGATGCTCGTGGTAGTGCTGGAGCGCTTCGTCACGCTCCGCCGCGGCCGCGTAACGCCGCAGCCATTCGTGAAATGCTTGCTGACACAGGTCCGCGACGGCGCCCTTGATCGGGACGGCGCCCTCGACCTGTGCGAAGAGAACGCCAGCCCGATCGCCCGCGTGATGGAAGCGGGCGCCCGGCGTTGGGGGCGACCCGCGGTCGAGGTGGAACAGGCGGTGCTTGACGAGGGGGAACGAGTCGCGAATCAACTGCGACGCAACCTACGCGTCTTGAGCGGGGTCGCGCAGACCTGTCCCCTTCTCGGCCTGTTCGGAACGGTCTGGGGAATGATGTCCGCCTTTGACGCCATCGCAGGGGAGTCTGCGATGGGCCGGCCCGAGATGCTTGCCGGCGGCATTAGCGAAGCACTCGTCACCACCGCAGGCGGTTTGGCGATCGCGATCCCGTCGCTGATTGCCTACCTCTACTTCGTCGGCCGCGTCGACGGCTTGGTGATGGAGATCGACCGCCGGGGCCAAGAGTTGGTGAATCTCATCTCTGCCGAAGCCCAGCAGAACAACCGCGGCAGCCGCAAGAAAGCCGCCTAG
- a CDS encoding BON domain-containing protein → MPASAGSADEQAVARSIAGELKQSGQLTQYNVGVKYQDGVAWLLGTVTSQDQANKAVALAQRVSGVDKVISKLEIVGAENPVAKTAADSGRNLSQPTEESGSLLLSLGDDRQASTPARQASLEQPAQPMAMQQPPQLQRVPMQQSAQMPMPHQMSRQAMPRPQQMARRTMPMPMARTAPNGGGVQQAQACMDGGYAGGAPQGYAAGGGGGGYENPQMPGYAWPSYAAQGNYAALSYPKQYSPTAWPYIGPFYPYPQVPLGWRKVELEWDDGWWYLDFSHGKAH, encoded by the coding sequence ATGCCCGCGAGCGCAGGCTCCGCGGACGAACAGGCCGTGGCTCGGTCGATCGCCGGCGAACTGAAACAGAGCGGACAACTCACGCAGTACAACGTGGGGGTGAAGTACCAGGATGGGGTCGCCTGGCTGCTGGGGACCGTCACCAGCCAAGACCAGGCCAACAAGGCCGTGGCGCTTGCCCAACGGGTTTCGGGCGTCGACAAGGTGATTAGCAAGCTGGAGATCGTGGGCGCCGAGAACCCGGTGGCCAAGACCGCGGCCGACTCGGGTCGCAACCTGTCGCAACCGACCGAGGAGAGCGGATCACTGCTGCTTTCCTTGGGCGATGACCGTCAGGCGTCGACGCCAGCGAGGCAGGCGTCGCTCGAACAGCCCGCGCAGCCGATGGCGATGCAGCAGCCGCCGCAGCTGCAACGGGTTCCGATGCAGCAATCGGCGCAGATGCCGATGCCCCACCAGATGTCGCGCCAGGCCATGCCTCGGCCGCAACAGATGGCCCGTCGGACCATGCCCATGCCGATGGCGCGCACCGCCCCGAACGGGGGCGGAGTTCAGCAGGCTCAGGCCTGTATGGACGGTGGGTACGCCGGCGGAGCGCCACAGGGTTATGCCGCCGGAGGCGGTGGTGGCGGCTACGAAAACCCGCAGATGCCGGGCTACGCGTGGCCCAGCTACGCGGCCCAGGGCAACTACGCCGCGCTCTCCTACCCGAAGCAATATTCACCCACGGCGTGGCCCTACATCGGCCCGTTCTATCCCTACCCGCAGGTCCCGTTGGGATGGCGTAAGGTGGAACTCGAATGGGACGACGGATGGTGGTACCTCGACTTCAGCCACGGCAAGGCCCACTAG